In one window of Agromyces badenianii DNA:
- a CDS encoding sensor histidine kinase, whose protein sequence is MSTLSDLVLAQGRSSQADVDWLHMLVGDLQLLADLAFADIVLWVPSGDDAFVAVAHARPSSAATLFYRDFVGQEIKPQWRELVGQAYSSARIVDSSAPDWYEEMPTRVRAVPVMRRLTTTGTAVAPDPVAVITRHTNLGATRTASRQELTFNECAEELFQMIASGDFPDLGAPTGPRRGAPRASDGLIRLDVDGITTFASPNALSAFNRMGFDDELEGESLAEVTTRLLSGKLVVDESLPLVVTGRAPWRTDVESRGVTVSLRAIPIRHHGERIGAIVLSRDVTELRHQEQELITKDATIREIHHRVKNNLQTVASLLRIQARRTHSDEARDALTQAMRRVGAIAVVHDTLSEGLTQNVDFDAVFDRALLLVAEVASAHNTTAHPKRSGSFGVLPSEYATPLALALTELVTNAVEHGLAGQEGDVEITADRSSTMLTVQVRDTGSGLPEGKVGEGLGTQIVRTLIQGELGGTIDWHTVVGRGTEVTIEVPLRWIAAV, encoded by the coding sequence GTGTCGACCCTCAGTGATCTCGTCCTCGCCCAGGGCCGCAGCAGTCAGGCCGATGTCGACTGGCTGCACATGCTCGTGGGCGATCTGCAACTCCTCGCGGATCTCGCCTTCGCCGATATCGTGCTGTGGGTGCCGTCAGGTGACGACGCGTTCGTCGCGGTCGCTCACGCGCGGCCCTCGAGCGCGGCGACGCTCTTCTACCGCGACTTCGTCGGCCAGGAGATCAAGCCGCAGTGGCGCGAGCTCGTCGGCCAGGCATATTCGAGTGCTCGGATCGTCGATTCATCCGCTCCCGACTGGTACGAGGAGATGCCCACGCGGGTGCGTGCCGTGCCGGTGATGCGCCGGCTCACGACGACCGGCACCGCCGTCGCTCCCGACCCGGTCGCCGTGATCACCCGGCACACGAACCTCGGTGCGACCCGCACGGCCAGCCGCCAGGAGCTCACGTTCAACGAGTGCGCCGAAGAGCTCTTCCAGATGATCGCGTCCGGGGACTTCCCCGACCTGGGCGCGCCGACCGGGCCGCGGCGAGGCGCCCCGCGCGCCTCCGACGGCCTCATCCGCCTCGACGTCGACGGCATCACCACGTTCGCGAGCCCCAACGCCCTCTCCGCCTTCAACCGCATGGGCTTCGACGACGAGCTCGAGGGCGAGTCGCTGGCCGAGGTGACGACGCGGTTGCTGAGCGGCAAGCTCGTGGTCGACGAGTCCCTGCCGCTGGTCGTCACCGGGCGTGCACCGTGGCGCACCGACGTCGAGTCGCGCGGTGTCACCGTGTCGCTGCGGGCGATCCCCATTCGCCACCACGGCGAACGCATCGGTGCGATCGTGCTGAGCCGCGATGTCACCGAGCTCCGTCACCAGGAGCAGGAGCTCATCACCAAGGATGCGACGATCCGCGAGATCCACCACCGGGTGAAGAACAACCTGCAGACGGTCGCCTCGCTGCTGCGCATCCAGGCCCGGCGCACGCACTCCGACGAGGCGCGCGATGCGCTCACGCAGGCGATGCGCCGGGTCGGTGCGATCGCCGTCGTGCACGACACGCTCTCCGAGGGGCTCACGCAGAACGTCGACTTCGACGCCGTCTTCGATCGGGCGCTGCTGCTCGTCGCCGAGGTCGCCTCGGCGCACAACACGACGGCGCACCCCAAGCGTTCGGGCTCGTTCGGCGTGCTGCCGAGCGAGTATGCGACGCCGCTCGCCCTCGCGCTCACCGAGCTCGTGACGAACGCCGTCGAGCACGGCCTCGCGGGTCAAGAGGGCGACGTCGAGATCACCGCCGACCGCTCGTCGACGATGCTCACCGTGCAGGTGCGCGACACGGGCTCCGGCCTGCCCGAGGGCAAGGTCGGCGAAGGGCTCGGCACGCAGATCGTGCGCACCCTGATCCAGGGCGAGCTCGGCGGCACGATCGACTGGCACACGGTCGTCGGTCGCGGCACCGAGGTGACGATCGAGGTGCCGTTGCGCTGGATCGCGGCGGTGTAG
- the secA gene encoding preprotein translocase subunit SecA → MASILERVLRVGEGRTLKRLENYAAAINALEDGFQSLSDDELRGETVELRERYSNGESLDDLLPEAFAAVREASRRTLGLRHFDVQLMGGAALHLGNIAEMKTGEGKTLVATTAAYLNALTSRGVHVITVNDFLASYQSELMGRVFRALGMTTGCIVAGQTPQVRREQYAADITYGTNNEFGFDYLRDNMAWQASDMVQRGHHFAIVDEVDSILIDEARTPLIISGPASGEANRWFTEFANLAKRLVPGEDYEVDEKKRTVGVLEPGIEKVEDYLGIDNLYESANTPLISFLNNSIKANALFKRDKDYVVMNGEVLIVDEHTGRILVGRRYNEGIHQAIEAKEGVQVKAENQTLATVTLQNYFRLYGKLSGMTGTAETEASEFMSTYKLGVVPIPTNKPMVRIDQPDLVYKNEEVKFAQVVEDIVERHKQGQPVLVGTTSVEKSEYLSRLLAKKGVRHEVLNAKNHAREAAIVAQAGRHGAVTVATNMAGRGTDVMLGGNAEFIAVQLMHERGLSPVDTPEEYEAAWDEVFDKVKDEVAIEAEKVLAAGGLYVLGTERHESRRIDNQLRGRSGRQGDPGESRFYLSLTDDLMRLFNAGAAESLMSRGVPDDVAIESKVVSRAIRSAQSQVEARNAEIRKNVLKYDDVLNRQREAIYSDRRHILEGDDLHERTQKFLEDVIDEVLDSHTAEGNPEEWDFDALWTELKTLYPIGITIDEVVAEAGEKGRVNRDFIRREILSDAKVAYARREEQLGSPAMRELERRVVLSVIDRRWRDHLYEMDYLKDGIGLRAMAQRDPLVEYQREGYAMFQQMMGAIREETVGFLFNLEVEVAPQAGVAGARIEAKGLGRQGAADEKLSYSAPSDAGGVEVRNQRGQVQQAATQRARRAVAESQAPAAEETRGAFGQRTGGEVAPQNRAERRAQDRKGR, encoded by the coding sequence GTGGCTTCGATTCTGGAAAGGGTCCTCCGTGTCGGTGAGGGCCGCACCCTCAAGCGGCTGGAGAACTACGCAGCGGCGATCAACGCCCTCGAAGACGGATTCCAGTCGCTCAGCGACGACGAACTGCGGGGCGAGACGGTCGAACTTCGCGAGCGCTATTCGAACGGCGAATCGCTCGACGACCTGCTGCCCGAGGCGTTCGCGGCGGTGCGCGAGGCCAGCCGTCGCACCCTCGGTCTCCGGCACTTCGACGTGCAGCTCATGGGCGGCGCCGCACTCCACCTCGGCAACATCGCCGAGATGAAGACGGGTGAGGGCAAGACCCTCGTCGCGACGACGGCCGCGTACCTCAACGCGCTCACGAGCCGGGGCGTTCACGTCATCACGGTCAACGACTTCCTCGCGAGCTACCAGTCCGAGCTCATGGGCCGCGTCTTCCGCGCCCTCGGCATGACGACCGGATGCATCGTCGCAGGCCAGACCCCGCAGGTGCGCCGCGAGCAGTACGCCGCCGACATCACCTACGGCACCAACAACGAGTTCGGCTTCGACTACCTGCGCGACAACATGGCCTGGCAGGCGAGCGACATGGTGCAGCGCGGTCACCACTTCGCGATCGTCGACGAGGTCGACTCGATCCTCATCGACGAGGCTCGCACCCCGCTCATCATCTCGGGGCCGGCGTCGGGCGAGGCGAACCGCTGGTTCACGGAGTTCGCGAACCTCGCCAAGCGGCTCGTTCCCGGCGAGGACTACGAGGTCGACGAGAAGAAGCGCACCGTCGGCGTGCTCGAGCCCGGCATCGAGAAGGTCGAAGACTACCTGGGCATCGACAACCTCTACGAGTCGGCGAACACCCCCCTCATCTCCTTCCTCAACAACTCGATCAAGGCCAACGCCCTGTTCAAGCGCGATAAAGACTACGTCGTGATGAACGGCGAGGTGCTGATCGTCGACGAGCACACCGGCCGCATCCTCGTCGGTCGCCGCTACAACGAGGGCATCCACCAGGCGATCGAGGCGAAAGAGGGTGTGCAGGTCAAGGCCGAGAACCAGACGCTCGCCACCGTCACCCTGCAGAACTACTTCCGTCTCTACGGCAAGCTCTCGGGCATGACCGGCACGGCCGAGACCGAGGCATCCGAGTTCATGTCGACCTACAAGCTCGGCGTGGTGCCGATCCCCACGAACAAGCCGATGGTTCGTATCGACCAGCCCGACCTCGTGTACAAGAACGAGGAAGTGAAGTTCGCCCAGGTCGTCGAAGACATCGTGGAGCGCCACAAGCAGGGCCAGCCGGTGCTCGTCGGCACCACGAGCGTGGAGAAGAGCGAGTACCTCTCGCGCCTGCTCGCGAAGAAGGGCGTGCGGCACGAGGTGCTGAACGCGAAGAACCACGCGCGAGAGGCCGCGATCGTCGCACAGGCCGGCCGCCACGGCGCCGTCACCGTCGCCACCAACATGGCCGGTCGCGGCACCGACGTCATGCTCGGCGGCAACGCCGAGTTCATCGCCGTGCAGCTCATGCACGAGCGCGGTCTCAGCCCGGTCGACACTCCCGAGGAGTACGAAGCCGCGTGGGACGAGGTCTTCGACAAGGTCAAGGACGAGGTCGCGATCGAGGCCGAGAAGGTGCTCGCCGCGGGCGGCCTCTACGTGCTCGGCACCGAGCGCCACGAGTCGCGCCGCATCGACAACCAGCTGCGAGGCCGCTCCGGGCGCCAGGGAGACCCGGGCGAGAGCCGCTTCTACCTCTCGCTCACCGACGACCTCATGCGACTCTTCAACGCCGGCGCCGCCGAGAGCCTCATGTCTCGCGGCGTGCCCGACGATGTGGCCATCGAGTCGAAGGTGGTCTCACGGGCCATCCGCTCCGCGCAGTCGCAGGTCGAGGCGCGCAACGCCGAGATCCGCAAGAACGTGCTGAAGTACGACGACGTGCTGAACCGTCAGCGCGAGGCCATCTACAGCGACCGTCGCCACATCCTCGAGGGCGACGACCTGCACGAGCGCACGCAGAAGTTCCTCGAAGACGTGATCGACGAGGTGCTCGACTCCCACACCGCCGAGGGCAACCCCGAGGAGTGGGACTTCGACGCGCTGTGGACCGAGCTCAAGACGCTCTACCCGATCGGCATCACGATCGACGAGGTCGTCGCCGAGGCCGGCGAGAAGGGCCGCGTCAACCGCGACTTCATCCGCCGCGAGATCCTCTCCGATGCGAAGGTCGCCTACGCCCGCCGCGAGGAGCAGCTCGGATCGCCCGCCATGCGCGAACTCGAGCGACGGGTCGTGCTCTCGGTCATCGACCGTCGCTGGCGCGACCACCTCTACGAGATGGACTACCTGAAAGACGGCATCGGCCTTCGTGCGATGGCGCAGCGCGACCCGCTGGTCGAGTACCAGCGCGAGGGGTACGCGATGTTCCAGCAGATGATGGGGGCGATCCGCGAGGAGACCGTCGGATTCCTCTTCAACCTCGAGGTCGAGGTGGCGCCGCAGGCCGGGGTCGCCGGAGCACGGATCGAGGCCAAGGGGCTCGGCCGGCAGGGCGCGGCTGACGAGAAGCTCAGCTACTCGGCACCGAGCGACGCCGGTGGCGTCGAGGTGCGCAACCAGCGCGGACAGGTGCAGCAGGCGGCGACGCAGCGCGCGCGCCGTGCCGTCGCCGAGAGCCAGGCGCCCGCTGCCGAGGAGACGCGCGGAGCCTTCGGGCAGCGCACCGGCGGCGAGGTCGCACCGCAGAACCGTGCCGAGCGCCGGGCGCAGGACCGCAAGGGCCGCTGA
- a CDS encoding SAF domain-containing protein — MARRQQSGERGALRLDPRLVIGVVLIAGSTFGVWSLVSGLDDGVEVYVARDTLTPGTRIHPDDLATESVRLGASGARYLAAGDIPADGLVVGRTVKAGELLPESAVDDADRTGLATVVVPSRGALPAGIAAGARVDVWTAQQVERGGFEPPVVLVSGAEIAGVIESEGMVSTGGISVELLIPREKVAAMLEALAAGDAIDLVPARSTGE; from the coding sequence ATGGCACGTCGCCAGCAGAGCGGTGAACGCGGAGCACTCCGACTCGACCCGCGTCTCGTCATCGGGGTCGTGCTGATCGCCGGTTCGACCTTCGGCGTGTGGAGCCTCGTCTCCGGCCTCGACGACGGCGTCGAGGTGTACGTGGCCCGCGACACCCTCACTCCCGGCACACGCATCCACCCCGATGACCTTGCCACGGAGTCCGTGCGGCTCGGCGCGAGTGGGGCACGGTACCTCGCCGCCGGCGACATCCCGGCCGATGGGCTCGTCGTCGGCCGCACGGTGAAGGCGGGGGAGCTGTTGCCCGAGTCCGCGGTCGACGACGCCGATCGCACCGGCCTGGCCACCGTCGTCGTGCCGAGCCGCGGTGCACTGCCAGCCGGCATCGCGGCCGGGGCGCGCGTCGACGTCTGGACCGCGCAACAGGTGGAGCGCGGCGGTTTCGAACCACCGGTCGTGCTCGTTTCGGGTGCCGAGATCGCCGGCGTCATCGAGAGCGAGGGCATGGTCTCGACCGGCGGCATCTCCGTCGAACTGCTGATCCCGCGCGAGAAGGTGGCGGCCATGCTCGAGGCGCTCGCCGCCGGTGATGCGATCGACCTCGTGCCGGCCCGATCGACAGGGGAGTGA
- a CDS encoding helix-turn-helix domain-containing protein yields the protein MTSPGSGDEIGRFLTLADAAEILAVDVATVDELIRSGELPAIRVGSAGPWRIERVQLEVWIELQYEETRKQSAWNQGEYANIVELSGARSGRLRSID from the coding sequence ATGACCTCACCAGGTTCGGGCGACGAGATCGGCCGGTTCCTCACGCTCGCAGATGCGGCCGAGATCCTCGCCGTCGATGTGGCGACCGTCGACGAGCTGATCCGGTCGGGCGAGTTGCCTGCGATCCGCGTGGGCTCTGCGGGGCCGTGGCGCATCGAGCGCGTGCAACTCGAGGTGTGGATCGAGTTGCAGTACGAGGAGACCCGCAAGCAATCGGCCTGGAATCAGGGCGAATACGCGAACATCGTCGAGCTCTCGGGCGCCAGAAGCGGTCGACTTCGCTCGATCGACTGA
- the hpf gene encoding ribosome hibernation-promoting factor, HPF/YfiA family, which translates to MELNIVGRNLGITDRFRAYVAEKAEKVTHLAERAISLDVKLSRHNEKNGNPGPDRVELTLVGKGPVVRAEADGSDKYAAFDVAFGRLLERIRRAKDRRKVHRGGSRRPTSLREATEAGFSDVGVQAAASEVLARVRTGSIPVVDENEPHVEEDEVYCPVVIRRKVFASTPMTVDDALYFMELVGHDFYLFVDAETGRPSVVYRRKGWDYGLIGLDDRAEERSPSTSPVELQRASA; encoded by the coding sequence ATGGAACTGAACATCGTCGGACGAAACCTGGGGATCACGGACCGATTCCGCGCCTATGTCGCGGAGAAGGCCGAGAAGGTGACGCATCTGGCCGAACGCGCGATTTCGCTCGACGTGAAGCTCAGCCGTCACAACGAGAAGAACGGCAACCCCGGCCCCGACCGCGTAGAACTCACCCTCGTCGGCAAAGGACCAGTGGTCCGTGCCGAAGCAGACGGGTCCGACAAGTACGCGGCGTTCGACGTGGCGTTCGGGCGATTGCTCGAGCGCATCCGACGAGCAAAGGATCGCCGCAAGGTGCATCGTGGCGGGTCTCGACGGCCGACGTCGCTTCGCGAGGCCACCGAGGCCGGGTTCTCCGATGTCGGCGTGCAGGCCGCGGCATCCGAAGTGCTCGCCCGAGTGCGCACCGGCAGCATCCCGGTGGTCGACGAGAACGAGCCGCACGTCGAGGAGGACGAGGTCTACTGCCCGGTCGTGATCCGGCGCAAGGTGTTCGCCTCCACCCCCATGACCGTCGACGACGCGCTCTACTTCATGGAGCTCGTGGGGCACGACTTCTACCTCTTCGTCGATGCCGAAACGGGCCGTCCGAGCGTCGTCTACCGGCGCAAGGGCTGGGACTACGGGCTCATCGGGCTCGACGATCGAGCCGAGGAACGGTCGCCGTCGACCTCACCGGTCGAATTGCAGCGCGCCAGCGCGTGA
- a CDS encoding ComF family protein, translating to MDGDPQRVPDGDARSGDRATYRALVRDAVHDAIAVLLPVACSGCGRADRAVCTECRSALAPEPRRIERAGLAIWAGLEYAGVAASVLGAFKDGARTDAASALVPALRASLRSALAGVSTGSPVEVCTIPSTPAARRARGYVPVDVLLKRCGIRPTAVLALARERLDQAGLDADARRRNAAGGLVARGRRPSTGRESWSVDAAGVRLQGRRFLLVDDIVTTGSTLAEAVRAIAAAGGETAAIAVLAETPRRLPERAAISRETLRDFAAQGGYGGMTGVVDPPFRTG from the coding sequence ATGGATGGCGATCCGCAGCGCGTGCCCGACGGCGACGCACGGTCGGGCGACCGGGCGACGTACCGTGCGCTCGTGCGCGATGCGGTCCATGATGCGATCGCGGTGCTCCTGCCGGTCGCGTGCTCAGGGTGCGGCAGGGCGGATCGAGCGGTCTGCACCGAATGCCGCTCGGCGCTGGCCCCCGAGCCCCGACGGATCGAGCGCGCCGGCCTCGCCATCTGGGCCGGCCTCGAATACGCCGGTGTCGCGGCCTCGGTGCTCGGGGCATTCAAAGACGGCGCGCGCACGGATGCCGCTTCCGCCCTCGTTCCGGCGCTCCGCGCGTCGCTCCGCTCCGCCCTCGCCGGCGTATCCACCGGTTCACCGGTCGAGGTGTGCACGATTCCATCGACGCCGGCCGCGAGACGCGCGCGCGGCTACGTGCCCGTCGACGTGCTGCTCAAGCGCTGCGGCATCCGCCCGACTGCGGTGCTCGCGCTCGCGCGGGAACGGCTCGACCAGGCCGGACTCGATGCCGACGCCCGGCGGCGGAATGCCGCGGGCGGCCTCGTCGCACGAGGCCGCAGGCCGTCGACCGGGCGGGAGTCGTGGAGCGTCGACGCAGCCGGCGTGCGGCTCCAGGGGCGCCGATTCCTGCTCGTCGACGACATCGTGACGACGGGCTCCACGCTCGCCGAGGCCGTGCGCGCGATCGCTGCTGCGGGCGGTGAGACGGCGGCGATCGCGGTGCTCGCCGAGACGCCGCGAAGGCTGCCGGAACGTGCAGCGATCTCACGGGAAACACTCCGTGACTTTGCTGCACAAGGGGGCTACGGTGGCATGACAGGCGTGGTCGATCCACCCTTCAGAACCGGGTGA
- a CDS encoding AAA family ATPase, translating into MARLALALDGSTEDRILADIVEHGHTIVARLVGWRDLLDSLDTLGPEVALVGAGRGTLSAELLAACDERGIRLIALAASDAERAHSAQLGLHEVVDAAAPWSEIEPLVSGGVPVPSRLGDAWSRSDRAASVIAVWGPGGAPGRSTLAVNLAAEIAATGHTVALVDADPYGGAIAPVLGLLDEAPGFASACRLAGADALDRAELERIAQRYSVPRAAFNVFTGLVGPSRWPELSRERVTAAIGAMRAWAEYVVIDTGFSLEHDEELTSDQFAPRRNAATFAALAAADRVVAVGLADPVGLSRLLRGHGELIELVDPERVDVVVNRVRASALGIDAHAQVRQTLRRFGGLSDATLLPHDAKAADAAILTARTLRDAAPRSPLRAAIRDYALEALLPVPQATRRRAFAFPTLRRAAAG; encoded by the coding sequence GTGGCACGACTCGCCCTCGCGCTCGACGGTTCGACCGAGGATCGCATCCTCGCCGACATCGTCGAGCACGGTCACACGATCGTCGCGCGGCTGGTGGGCTGGCGAGACCTCCTCGACAGTCTCGACACGCTCGGGCCAGAGGTCGCCCTCGTCGGCGCGGGTCGCGGCACGCTGAGCGCCGAACTGCTCGCGGCGTGCGACGAACGGGGCATCCGTCTCATCGCGCTCGCCGCCAGTGACGCCGAGCGTGCGCACAGTGCGCAACTGGGTCTGCACGAGGTCGTCGACGCTGCAGCGCCGTGGAGTGAGATCGAACCGCTCGTGAGCGGCGGAGTGCCCGTGCCGTCGCGCCTCGGCGACGCGTGGTCGCGCAGCGACCGGGCGGCATCCGTGATCGCGGTGTGGGGCCCAGGCGGCGCGCCCGGCCGCAGCACCCTCGCCGTGAACCTCGCCGCGGAGATCGCGGCGACCGGTCACACCGTCGCACTCGTCGACGCCGACCCCTACGGCGGCGCCATCGCCCCGGTGCTCGGGCTGCTCGACGAAGCCCCCGGCTTCGCATCCGCCTGCCGCCTGGCCGGTGCCGACGCCCTCGACCGCGCCGAGCTGGAACGCATCGCCCAGCGCTACTCGGTGCCGCGTGCGGCGTTCAACGTCTTCACGGGCCTCGTCGGGCCGAGTCGCTGGCCCGAGCTCTCGCGCGAGCGGGTGACCGCGGCGATCGGTGCGATGCGCGCATGGGCCGAGTACGTCGTCATCGACACCGGATTCAGCCTCGAGCACGACGAAGAGCTGACGAGCGACCAGTTCGCACCGCGGCGCAACGCCGCGACCTTCGCCGCACTCGCGGCCGCCGACCGGGTGGTCGCCGTCGGCCTGGCCGATCCGGTCGGCCTGTCGCGCCTGCTTCGCGGGCACGGCGAACTCATCGAACTCGTCGACCCCGAGCGGGTCGATGTCGTCGTCAACCGGGTGCGCGCGAGCGCGCTCGGCATCGACGCCCACGCCCAGGTCAGGCAGACGCTGCGCCGCTTCGGCGGGCTCTCAGACGCCACGCTGCTGCCCCACGACGCCAAGGCGGCAGACGCCGCCATCCTCACGGCACGCACCCTGCGCGACGCGGCGCCGCGTTCGCCGTTGCGCGCCGCGATCCGCGACTACGCGCTCGAGGCGCTGCTCCCCGTGCCGCAGGCGACGCGCCGTCGAGCGTTCGCGTTTCCGACGCTGCGGCGGGCTGCGGCGGGCTGA
- a CDS encoding Rv3235 family protein, with protein MTARDAIATRPSVIRGSAARFLDDDDEYFGRQPARRTELPDPEPLLRNLTHCVIEALSGARDLEQLARWVNDDVYRNLSKRVVLAARARRVKGQSPQRPAFSIGRVHLCEPADGVIEAVVMVHQRARSRAVAIRIEGFDQRWRASAISVL; from the coding sequence ATGACCGCACGCGACGCGATCGCCACCCGACCCAGCGTGATCCGAGGATCCGCTGCGCGCTTCCTCGACGATGACGACGAGTACTTCGGCCGCCAGCCCGCCCGGCGAACCGAACTGCCCGATCCCGAGCCGCTGCTGCGAAACCTGACCCACTGCGTCATCGAGGCGCTGAGCGGTGCGCGCGACCTCGAGCAGCTCGCGAGGTGGGTCAACGACGACGTCTACCGCAATCTCTCGAAACGGGTCGTGCTCGCGGCTCGCGCGCGCCGGGTCAAAGGCCAGTCGCCGCAGCGCCCGGCGTTCTCGATCGGCCGCGTGCATCTGTGCGAACCCGCCGACGGTGTCATCGAGGCCGTCGTCATGGTGCACCAGCGGGCGAGGTCCCGAGCCGTCGCGATCCGCATCGAGGGGTTCGACCAGCGCTGGCGAGCCAGCGCCATCAGCGTGCTCTGA